Within Candidatus Poribacteria bacterium, the genomic segment TTTATTATTTCAATCCGGAGATAAAGTGCTTTTTATCGGGGATAGCATTACAGACTGCGGACGGCGTGATGCCTACGCGCCATTGGGACACGGCTATGTCCGCAAAATAACCGAACTCATCACTGCGAAATACCCGGAACGTCGCATCACCTACGTCAATAAAGGCATTGGTGGGGACATCGTAGAAGGTTTGGAAAGCCGATGGGATATCGACGTGATTGACGAAAAACCGGAATGGCTTTCGGTGAAAATCGGCATCAACAATGCGAGTCGGCAGCACATGGAAGGTGTTCCAACGTCAGACTATCTGCCGATGTGGGAGGACTGCTATCGACGGATTCTCACACGTGCGAAAACTGAATTAGACGCGCCACTTTTTCTTTTTGAAATTTTCTATGTCGCAGAAGACGTTGAGACACCGCGTCCATTGGACACAGA encodes:
- a CDS encoding SGNH/GDSL hydrolase family protein; amino-acid sequence: MNNLLFQSGDKVLFIGDSITDCGRRDAYAPLGHGYVRKITELITAKYPERRITYVNKGIGGDIVEGLESRWDIDVIDEKPEWLSVKIGINNASRQHMEGVPTSDYLPMWEDCYRRILTRAKTELDAPLFLFEIFYVAEDVETPRPLDTDAYNASIHRLAEEFEARLIPTSTAFENAVAARPGALWTTQDGVHPNAEGHTLMALEFLKQAAW